Proteins from a single region of Catenulispora acidiphila DSM 44928:
- a CDS encoding avidin/streptavidin family protein translates to MWVGTWHNQYGSRLTITDESDHRIQGSFRTALGDSAFAGEEAEISGIHQGECITFNFSTSSATGESICSFTGLLREGKLQTLWHVVSDSAVKPPAPGEQAQLMKLPWAHAVLTNADTFTRDS, encoded by the coding sequence ATGTGGGTCGGAACCTGGCACAACCAGTACGGTTCAAGGCTGACCATCACCGATGAGTCTGACCACCGGATCCAAGGCTCGTTCCGCACCGCTTTGGGCGACAGCGCATTCGCCGGAGAAGAAGCCGAGATCTCCGGCATCCATCAGGGCGAGTGCATCACCTTCAACTTCAGCACCTCATCCGCGACCGGAGAATCCATCTGCTCCTTCACCGGCCTGCTCCGCGAGGGAAAGCTGCAGACCCTATGGCATGTGGTGTCCGACTCCGCGGTGAAGCCACCCGCGCCGGGCGAGCAGGCACAGCTGATGAAGCTGCCGTGGGCGCACGCGGTGCTGACCAACGCCGACACCTTCACCCGGGACTCCTGA
- a CDS encoding amidohydrolase family protein, with protein MATRRQALTGLGALAVTGVGMSQLTPAMAAPKGTKSTSAQAVRSAAAGGPLVGAVDVHAHYLTPTYRQALINAGITQPDGMPSIPQWSADSALATMDTTGIAVAMLSVSSPGFDFGEAGKVSDLVRQVNEEGAAIVKAHPTRFGLMASLPLPDINAAVAEVNYAFDVLKADGIALETNYGGTYLGDPSFSPVLAELHKRNAVVHLHPTSPACWEATSLGAPRPMIEFLFDTTRTITQLILGGVLLKYPGIRFIVPHTGAALPVLADRISAFDLTQPSPVDVIGALKRLHYDVAGFALPRALPALLNLVGPETLLYGSDFPFTEDPIVKLLAAQLAGTTVLTPQQKQAMLNGNAAGLFPRLKNMARL; from the coding sequence ATGGCCACGCGTCGTCAAGCACTGACCGGATTGGGCGCACTGGCGGTGACCGGAGTCGGCATGTCCCAGCTCACCCCTGCGATGGCGGCACCGAAGGGAACAAAGAGCACATCGGCGCAAGCGGTGCGCTCAGCGGCCGCGGGCGGGCCCTTGGTGGGGGCGGTCGACGTTCACGCCCACTACCTCACACCCACCTACCGCCAGGCCCTGATCAACGCGGGCATCACCCAGCCGGACGGTATGCCGTCCATCCCGCAGTGGAGCGCCGACAGCGCGCTGGCCACGATGGACACCACTGGTATCGCCGTGGCGATGCTGTCCGTTTCCTCGCCGGGATTCGACTTCGGCGAGGCGGGCAAGGTGAGTGACCTGGTCCGCCAGGTCAACGAGGAGGGCGCCGCGATCGTCAAAGCCCATCCCACCCGCTTCGGGCTGATGGCGTCGTTGCCGCTGCCGGACATCAACGCCGCCGTCGCCGAGGTGAACTACGCGTTCGATGTGCTGAAGGCCGACGGGATCGCCCTGGAGACCAACTACGGCGGCACCTACCTGGGGGACCCCTCTTTCAGCCCGGTCCTGGCCGAGTTGCACAAGCGGAATGCCGTCGTCCATCTGCACCCGACCTCGCCGGCCTGCTGGGAAGCCACGTCGCTCGGCGCACCCCGCCCCATGATCGAGTTCCTCTTCGACACGACGCGGACGATCACGCAGCTGATCCTCGGGGGCGTCCTGCTGAAGTACCCCGGCATCCGCTTCATCGTTCCCCACACCGGCGCCGCGCTGCCTGTCCTCGCCGACCGGATCTCCGCGTTCGACCTGACTCAGCCTTCGCCGGTCGATGTCATCGGCGCGCTCAAGCGCCTGCACTACGACGTCGCCGGCTTCGCTCTGCCTCGGGCGCTGCCCGCGCTGCTCAATCTCGTCGGCCCGGAGACGCTTCTCTACGGCAGTGACTTCCCGTTCACCGAGGACCCCATCGTCAAGCTGCTGGCAGCACAGCTGGCGGGCACCACCGTCCTGACGCCGCAGCAGAAGCAGGCCATGCTCAACGGCAACGCCGCCGGACTCTTCCCACGGCTGAAGAACATGGCGCGACTGTAG